In the genome of Leeuwenhoekiella sp. MAR_2009_132, one region contains:
- a CDS encoding amino acid carrier protein has translation MKEKLFFLVFVLPVMVFAQDLKVTAEILNPTSKINDGVAKIVVSGGQSPYSYKWSDQSTSLTSNTAESLTEGVTHQVMVTDAAGTSITKEFKIEAESITEIFNGTMTPAVAAMGSVLFWDPFAALNLYDPVIYADLKMVSIPGWTADTEDIFTLERWLVEDGAKVKKGQEIAIISESNGTEIKIIADANGEIKHLEEEGGIIYNPNNQKHLIETNADVFAEIIYDDPVPLVYANGDKQTNSIPFIVVWLIFGAAFFTVRMGFINFRGFKHSLELAKGKYDDPNAPGSITHFQALATAVSATVGLGNIAGVAVAVSLGGAGATFWMIVAGLLGMSSKFVECTLGVKYRDILPDGRVFGGPMNYLRYGLEKRNMGGFGKVLATAFAVLAIGASFGGGNMFQANQSFEILSGQFPGLEGNGFWFGVIVAVLVGIVIIGGINSIAKVTGKIVPFMAGIYVLGALTVIFINIENIGPAFTAIIDGAFSPSALKGGILGVLIVGFQRAAFSNEAGVGSAAIAHSVAKTNHPPSEGFVALLEPFIDTVVVCTLTALVLIFTGMHEVTGVAGADLTSDAFGSVISWFPYVLAAAVFLFAFSTMISWSYYGMRAWTYLFGKSKKMELLYKVLFLFFVVVGASVSLGAVLDFSDMMILAMSFPNIIGLYILSGEVRSDLREYFRKLKANELFKKQRVAKQKS, from the coding sequence ATGAAAGAAAAATTATTTTTTTTAGTCTTCGTATTGCCTGTTATGGTATTTGCGCAGGATCTAAAAGTAACAGCAGAAATCCTTAACCCTACTTCAAAAATTAATGATGGTGTTGCTAAAATAGTAGTTTCTGGAGGCCAGTCGCCTTATAGTTATAAGTGGAGTGATCAAAGTACATCGCTTACTTCAAACACTGCAGAATCTCTTACCGAAGGTGTTACCCATCAAGTAATGGTGACTGATGCTGCAGGAACTTCTATTACAAAGGAATTTAAAATAGAAGCAGAGTCTATAACCGAAATTTTTAATGGTACGATGACTCCTGCTGTGGCAGCTATGGGCTCTGTTTTATTTTGGGACCCTTTTGCAGCTTTAAATTTGTATGATCCTGTAATTTATGCAGATTTAAAAATGGTGTCTATACCGGGATGGACTGCAGATACTGAAGATATTTTCACGTTAGAAAGATGGCTTGTCGAAGACGGTGCAAAAGTTAAAAAAGGTCAGGAAATTGCCATAATTTCAGAAAGCAACGGTACTGAAATTAAAATTATCGCCGATGCAAATGGTGAAATTAAACACTTAGAAGAAGAAGGCGGGATCATATATAATCCCAATAATCAAAAGCATTTAATTGAAACTAATGCAGATGTTTTTGCAGAAATAATATATGATGATCCGGTACCATTAGTTTATGCTAATGGTGATAAACAAACAAATAGTATCCCATTTATAGTGGTGTGGCTAATTTTTGGAGCTGCATTTTTTACTGTGCGTATGGGCTTTATCAACTTTAGAGGCTTCAAACATAGTTTAGAATTAGCAAAAGGAAAGTACGACGACCCTAATGCTCCAGGTAGTATTACACACTTTCAAGCATTGGCAACTGCAGTATCAGCTACCGTAGGTTTAGGAAATATAGCAGGTGTGGCAGTAGCAGTATCATTAGGTGGTGCAGGTGCTACGTTCTGGATGATTGTTGCAGGTTTACTAGGGATGTCTTCAAAATTTGTGGAATGTACTTTAGGGGTAAAATACCGTGATATTTTACCTGATGGTCGTGTCTTTGGAGGGCCTATGAATTATTTACGTTACGGTCTCGAAAAACGCAATATGGGCGGTTTTGGAAAAGTATTGGCGACAGCATTTGCCGTATTAGCGATTGGGGCTTCTTTTGGAGGTGGAAATATGTTTCAGGCAAACCAGTCTTTTGAAATATTAAGTGGTCAATTTCCAGGATTAGAAGGAAACGGATTTTGGTTTGGAGTTATAGTAGCTGTGCTTGTAGGTATCGTTATTATAGGAGGTATAAATAGTATCGCTAAGGTTACGGGAAAAATTGTACCGTTTATGGCAGGTATTTATGTTTTAGGAGCTCTTACGGTTATTTTTATAAACATTGAAAATATTGGACCGGCATTTACCGCAATTATTGATGGTGCATTTAGTCCAAGTGCTTTAAAAGGTGGTATACTGGGAGTTTTAATTGTAGGATTTCAACGAGCTGCATTTTCTAATGAGGCAGGTGTGGGTTCTGCAGCTATAGCACATAGTGTGGCAAAGACAAACCATCCTCCTTCAGAAGGTTTTGTTGCACTTTTAGAGCCTTTTATTGATACAGTTGTGGTGTGTACATTAACAGCACTAGTTCTAATATTTACAGGTATGCATGAGGTGACAGGTGTTGCAGGTGCAGATCTAACTTCAGATGCATTTGGTAGTGTGATATCGTGGTTTCCATATGTTCTTGCTGCGGCTGTATTTTTATTTGCATTCTCTACGATGATTTCCTGGTCGTATTATGGGATGCGTGCATGGACTTATCTTTTTGGTAAAAGCAAAAAGATGGAATTATTATATAAAGTATTATTTTTATTCTTCGTAGTTGTAGGAGCTTCTGTAAGTTTAGGTGCAGTGCTCGACTTCTCTGATATGATGATATTAGCTATGTCTTTTCCTAATATTATAGGATTGTACATACTTAGTGGAGAGGTTAGAAGTGATTTACGGGAGTACTTCAGGAAATTAAAAGCAAACGAGTTGTTTAAAAAGCAACGTGTAGCTAAACAGAAAAGTTAA
- a CDS encoding helix-hairpin-helix domain-containing protein gives MKLKSHLMLDSKKRSGILLLVIILSACWIFYFWTIQKENSLESIDDIAIYQARIDSLKEIETLKSTPKIYPFNPNFITDYKGYTLGLSTQELDKLFSFRKEGKWINSSEDFQKVTGVSDSLLAAISPYFKFPDWVNNPKKTIKKESYNAFKSFNDQKDLNKATFENLINLPEMTEESARLILAYRKKIGGFIEDNQLYDIYNVKRNQVIEVKKEFTVKSKPVIVLINVNKANASDLATVPFLTFDIARSIIDYRILNEGIKNLDELLKIEGITPYKLDRIKLYLSTSQ, from the coding sequence ATGAAACTAAAATCCCACTTGATGCTTGATTCTAAAAAGCGCAGTGGGATTTTACTTTTAGTTATAATTCTTAGTGCCTGTTGGATTTTTTATTTTTGGACTATTCAAAAAGAAAATTCGTTAGAATCTATTGATGATATTGCAATTTATCAGGCGCGCATAGATTCTTTAAAAGAAATAGAAACTTTAAAAAGCACACCAAAAATATATCCTTTCAATCCTAACTTCATAACAGATTACAAAGGATATACATTGGGATTGAGTACACAAGAACTCGATAAACTTTTCAGTTTTCGTAAAGAAGGTAAGTGGATTAACTCTTCTGAAGATTTTCAAAAAGTTACTGGTGTTTCAGATTCTTTACTTGCGGCGATCTCTCCATATTTTAAATTTCCAGATTGGGTTAATAATCCCAAGAAGACAATTAAAAAAGAATCCTACAATGCGTTTAAATCGTTTAATGATCAGAAAGATTTAAATAAAGCCACATTTGAAAACTTAATAAATTTGCCAGAAATGACTGAAGAGAGTGCAAGGCTTATTTTAGCATACAGAAAGAAAATAGGAGGTTTTATAGAAGACAATCAGTTATACGATATATATAATGTTAAGCGCAATCAAGTTATTGAAGTAAAAAAAGAATTCACAGTTAAATCGAAACCGGTTATTGTTTTGATAAACGTCAACAAGGCTAATGCTTCAGACCTCGCAACGGTGCCTTTTTTGACATTTGATATAGCGCGATCAATTATAGACTACCGAATACTTAATGAGGGAATTAAAAATCTTGATGAACTTCTTAAAATTGAAGGCATAACCCCTTACAAATTAGATCGAATTAAATTATATTTGTCAACCAGCCAGTAA